The Streptomyces sp. 11x1 genomic sequence CGACTCCGACGGTCACGTGTCGCTGCATGGTGCGCGCCTCCTGCGCTCGGACCCGGCTGCTCCTGTGTGCAGCCTCGTGGAGGACTGTCGCGCGCGCAGGGGGCCGCACAGTCCTTTCGCCGGGCCCTTCGGCCCCAACTGCCGCGCGGAGGCGACGGACCCGGGCCGACCGGCGGGGGACGGGACCGTACGGCCCATGCCGCGCCCGGCGTGGGGCCACCACACTGGGCAGGGTCCGCCTCCAAGGCCCACCGGCTCCGCGTACGCGGGGCGGGGAGGAGTTTCTGATGTGGTCCGAGACCCTCGACGCCCGGACGCTGGAGACACTGATCTCGGCGGCCGTGGCCGCGCCCTCCATCCACAACACCCAGCCCTGGCGTTTCCGGCTCGATCCGGACACGGTGACGCTGGAGATCCGCGCCGTGGCGGATCGCGGCCTGCGCCACATCGACCCCACGGGCCGCGCCCTGCACCTCTCCGTCGGATGCGCCGTCCTCAACCTCAGGGTGGCGGTGGCCCACTTCGGCCGGGAGCCGGTGACCCGGCTGCTGCCCCGGCCCGACGAGCCGGACCTGCTCGCCACCGTACGGTTCGGCGGCCCGGTGCGGACCACGCCGTTTCCCGGGTTGTTCGAGGCGCTGTGGCGCCGGCACAGCAGCCGGTTCCCCTTCTCCGACGTGCCCGTGCCCACCGCGGTGGCGGCGGAACTGGCCGAGGCCGCCCACAGCGAGGGGGCCCTGCTCAGGCGTCCCGGGCCGCGCGCCACGGACCGTCTGCTGCGGCTCACCCGTGACGCCGAACACCGCAACACCACCGACGCCGACAGGGCCGCGGAGAGCCGTCGTTGGGTGCACGAACCCACCGCGGGGTCGCTGGGCATGCCGCCGGCGACGGTGGGTCCGCAGGACTTCCGCGAGCGGGTCCCCCTGCGGGACTTCGGCGCCCACCGGCACCCCTCCGCACTGGCCAGCCGGCCCTTCGAGACGCGGCCGTCGATCAACGTGCTGTTCACCGCGCACGACCGCAGGGCCGACTGGCTGCGTGCCGGACAGGCCCTGGAACGCGTCCTGCTGGTGGCCACCGCCCGCGGGCTGCGGGCCTCCCTGCTGCACCAGGCCCTGGAATGGCCGGACCTGCGCGAGCGGCTCGTCCCGCCGGAGGAGGACCACCGCGCCCATGCCCAGATGGTGATCCGCCTGGGCTACGGGCCGGAAGGCCCCGCCTCACCGCGGCGGTCGGCGGGGCAGGCACTGGACGAGAGCGTGCTGCCCCTGTCCCGGTGAGCCGGGCCCGATACTCCCGTCGGGCAGGCCGCACGGGTCGAGGGTCGTCAGGGTCGTCGCAGCGTCGATCGCGCTCCGCGGACGGCCAGTTCGGCCAGGAGCACGGTGGACGCGGTGAGCGCGCACCCGGCCCACTCGGCCGCGGTCAGGGGCACGGTGCCGAAGACGGCGAGGACCTGGACTGCGAGCACGCCGGCCAGGCAGAGCCAGAGCGCGCGGTTGCGGAACTGATGGCGGCCCAGGAGCGGACCGTCGTCCGCGCGGGCGGCGAGCGCGTTGAACAGCTGGAACAGTACGAACGTGGTGAACGCCACGGTCAGGGCGGTGCCCGTGCCGACACGGGGACGGGCCAGGGCCAGCAGGGTCACCGTGCCGACGGCCATCACCGCACCGGCCCGCCCGACGGCGAGGAGGCGGCGGAGGTCCAGGATCCGCTCGCCCGGGTCGCGCGGCGGGTGTCGCATGACGTCGTCGCGCGCGGGGTCGACGGCCAGGGCCATCGCCGGGGCCGGTGACATCGGTACGTCCACCCGTCACTCCTTCCCCGAGCGGACGACGGCGACGGGGCAGTGCGCGTGGTGCAGCACGGCCTGGCTCACCGACCCCAGACGCAGCCCGACGAAGCCTCCCCTGCCGCGTGCCCCGACCACGAGGAGCTGAGCCTCGGCGCTCGCCTCGATCAGCGATGCCCGTACCCGTCCCCTGACCAGCCGCCGGTGCACGGTCACCTCCGGGTGCCTCTCGCGCATCCCCGACAGCGACTCGGCGCACACGCGCTCCTCCTCGTCGCGGAGCCGGTCCTCGTCGTACGTCACGAAGGGCGGGTCGGCGGCACCGTCGTAGACCCGTTCCGTCCGGGTGTTCCACACGTGCAGGGCGACCAGGTCCGTGCCGCGCATCGAGGCCTCGGCGAAGGCGAACTCGACGGCGCCCTCGGCCGCCGGGGAGCCGTCGACGGCCAGCAGCACGGGACCCTCCGGATGCGGCGTGCCGCGCACCACCATGACCGGGCAGTCGGCGTGGGCGGCCAGGTGCGCGGAGGTCGAGCCGAGCAGCAGGGCAGCGAAGGCACCCAGTCCCCGGCTGCCCACCACCACCAGCGCCGCGGTGCGCGACTCGATCTCCAACACCATGATCGGTTCGCCCGCGACGACCTCACGGCTGATCTCCACCCCGGGCGCCACGGTACGGGCCCGTCGCTCGGCCTCCGCCATGGTCCCGTCCACCATCTCGCGCAGGCCGGCCCCGGCCGGATTCCAGGGCGGCGCACCGGGCGGCACATGGGCGCCCGGCCATCCGAAGGCATGGACCAGCCGCAGGCCGACTCCGCGCGCACCGGCCTCGCGCGCGGCGGTCTCCACGGCGGCCAGGCCGGACGGCGAGCCGTCCACTCCGACGACGACGGGAGCACTCATCGCGGCTCTCCTCTCTCCCGGCCCGGTCCGGGGCGCGGACGCGCACACCGGCCGGAGCGCCGGGTCAGACGGACGGTGGAGGACAGCGCTGTGCGGCCGGACCGCGTGGCCCGGCTGCCCCGCGCCGTTCCTTCGTACCTCAGCCTCTCCCCGCCGACCCCATCCCGCACTGGGCCGGACGGCCCCGGGGTACGTCCCGTCCGGCCCTCGCCCCGCCGCTTCCCCGCGAACACACTGAGTGACGACTTCAGCGGGGCGGACCGATGTCGCGGTGGCCGCGGCGACGCCCGCAGGTCACCCCGGAGGTGCGCCATGGCCGGCCCCCGTCATCGTCGGGCTCGACGGCTCCCCCGCCGGCGTCACGGCCGCCTGGTGGGCCGCGCGCGAGGCGACGCTGCGGCGGTTGCCGGTCGTACTGCTCCACTCGTGGACCACCCAGCCGCTGGACGTGCGGACGGTCCCGCAGGAGGCCCGCAGCAAGGAGCGGTACGGCCGCGAGATCCTGCACCGGACCGCGGCCGAACTGCTGCACCGTTACGGCGATCTGGAGCTCGGCACGGATCTCGTGTCGGCCCCGGCCGCGCGGGAACTCGTGGAGCGCGGCACGGACGCCTCCCTGCTCGTGCTCGGCACCCGTGGTCACGGCTCCGTGGAAGGTTTCCTGCTGGGCTCCGTCAGCCTGCACGCGCTGGGACTCGCGCGCTGCCCGGCCGTGGCCGTACGGCCCGGTGACCCGGCCGTCGAGAACGGCTGGGCGCACCCGGCGGCCGCGGACCGGGACGAGGTCGTGGTCGGCGTGCGGGAGCCGGGGCCCGCAGCCGACCCTCTGCTGGAGTTCGCCTTCGCCGAGGCCTCGTCCGGCGGAACGCCCGTACGTGTGCTGCGGGTTGTGCCCAGGGCCACGCTGTGGCCCGCCCGCACGCACCGCACACCGCGGCGCACGGCGACTCGGTGGCCGGGGCGCGGGAACAGGCCCGCCTGGCCGCCGCGGTGGCGCCCTGGCGGCGGAAGTTCCCCGAGGTCTCCGTCACCGAGGAGGTCGTCACCGGCCGCCCTTCCCAGGTGCTGACGACCGCGGGGCACGGCCGGCTCCTGGTCGTGGGACGCCGGCACCCGGGCCACCTCACCTGGCGGCTCGGTCCGGTCGCGCACGCGGCGCTGCACCATGTGCCGGCCCCGGTCGCGGTCGTCCCGCACGACTGAGGTCCGCGGCCGACAGCGCGTCCGTCCCTGTCGGCGGCCGTCGCGTCCGCCGGGAAGTCCACACCTGTCGAGGGGATGCCATGAACGCCGTGCTCGAATGCGCCCATCTGGTCCGCCGGTTCGGGGACCGCACGGCCGTCGACGACGTCGGCCTGCGGATCGCGCCCGGCGAGACGTACGGTCTGCTCGGGCCGAACGGCGCGGGCAAGACCACCACGATCAGGATGGTCTGCGGACTGCTGCGGCCCGATGCCGGAACCGTGCGGGTGGCCGGCCGGCCGATGACGACGGCCGCGGGACCGGCAAAGCGGCTCATCGGTTTCGTCCCGCAGGACGTGGCGCTGTACCCAGACCTCAGCGTCCGTGAGAATCTCCGCTTCTTCGGCCGACTGTACGGTCTGCGGCGCGGGCTGCTGGACCGGCGGGTGGACAGGGTCCTCGACCTCGTGGAACTGGGCGACCGGGCCGGCGACCGCGTCGACTCGCTGTCCGGCGGCATGCGCCGACGGCTCAACATCGGCGCCGGTCTGGTGCACGCGCCGACGCTCCTGGTGCTGGACGAGCCGACGGTCGGGGTCGACCCGCAGTCTCGCCACGCGATCCTCGAGAGCGTCCACCGTTTCGGCGAGGAGGGCATGGCCGTCCTCTACACCACGCACTACATGGAGGAGGCGGAACGGCTCTGCGACCGCGTCGGCGTCATCGACCGGGGCCGCCTGGTCGCCGAGGGCACACCGCGCGAACTGGTGGCACTGGTGGCCGAGCGCGACCGAGTGCGGCTGACGGCCGTCGGGGACCTGGCCGGGTACACGAACGCCTGCCGCCGGCTCTCCCGCGTCGAGGGCGCGGCACGCCGCGGTGACGTGCTCGAACTGGTCGTCAAGGACGCTCGCAGCCTGCTCCCGCAACTCCTCGACCTCGCCCACGACCTGGCCGTCGACATCCGCGGCGTGGAGATCGACGAACCGGACCTGGAGGCGGTGTTCCTCCATCTCACGGGCACCGCGCTGAGGGAGTGAGCCGCCATGCGTGTGGTGATCGCCATCGCGGCCAAGGACCTCAGGCAGCGCCTGCGGGACCGTTCGGCGTGGGTCATCGTCTTCCTGGCGCCGGTCCTGATCTCGGCCCTGATGGCCCTGGCGTTCGGGAACAGCGGCGAGTTCCGCGCGGAGATCGGGGTCGTCGACCTGGACCGGGGCCCCGCCGCCACGGGCCTCATCCAGGTGCTGCGGAGCCCTGAGCTGGAAGGCACCGCCCAGGTGCGGTCGTACGACACCGAGCGCGCGGCACGCGGGGCCGTCGACGCGGGGGACGTGCATGCCGCGATCGTCGTGCCGGCGGGGTTCAGCCAGTCGCTGCACGGCGACGGCGCGGCGCCGGTCAGGGTCCTGGGCAGCGTCGACTACGGCCTCCAGGCCCAGCTCGCGCGCGCGGTCACCGAGTCGTACGTCGCCCAGGTCAACGCGGACCGGCTCTCGGTGGCCACCGCCGTCGCCGCGGGCGCCCCGGAGGCCGACGTGCCCGAACTGGCCGCCAGAGCGGCCCTGCTGCGGCTGCCCGAGGAGGTCGGGGCACAAGGGCTGAGCGGTGATCCGCTGAAGGTGATCAGCTACTTCGGACCCAGTATGGGCATGTTCTTCGTGCTGTTCTGCGTCGGCTTCGGCGCTCGCGGCTACTTCGTCGAGCGTCAGCAGGGAACCCTCGACCGGATCGCCGCCGCGCCGGTCGGGCGCGGTGCGCTGCTGCTCGGCAAGTCGTTGTCGACGTTCGTCTACAGTCTGGCCGGGCTCACCACCGTGACCCTGGTGTCCTGGCTCGCCTTCGACGCGCGGTGGGCCGATCCGGTGGGGGTCGCCGCGCTCAGTGTGGCGATGGCGGTGTGCGTGGTGTGTCTGACCGCCCTGGTCATCTCGCTCGTCCGGACCGAGGAGCAGGCACAGGGATTCGCCTCGATCCTGGTCTTCGCCCTCGTCCTGCTCGGCGGGAACTTCGTGTTCGCCGCGAACACCACGCCGACGATCCGGACCCTCGCCCTCTTCACGCCCAACGGCTGGGCACTGCGCGGCTTCACCGACCTGGGCACCGGAGTACGCGGCTGGGACGCGGTCGGTGCCCCGCTGCTCGGCATCGCGGTGTTCTCTCTGGCCGTGGCCGCGGCGACCACGCTGATCCTGTGGCTGAGGAGGACGCCATGACCGCACTCGCCGTGACCGGGGCCACCCTCACGCGCATGTTGCGCGACCGCACCGCGCTGTTCTTCATGGTGCTGCTGCCGGTCGCCATCATCGTGCTCATCGGGGTCACCGTCAGCGGGTTCGACCGGTTCCGGGTCGGGCTCGTCCCGGCCCACCGAACCGGCCCCGTGGCAGGCGAGTTGATGTCGGAGCTGCGGGCGGCTCCCGGGCTGCGCACCCGTGGTTACGACAGTCCGGACGACGCGCGCACCGCGCTGCGGCGCTCGGAGCTGGACGCGGTCGTCGTGATACCGGACGGTCTCGACACGGACGTGCGCGCCGGGCGGCCGGTGACCGTGCGGGTGCTGGTGGAGCCCTCGGGCAGTGCCGGGCACGGGGCCGTGTCCTCGGTGTCGGCCGTCGTCGCCGGGCACGCCGCTCGTCTGCAGGCAGCCCGGTTCGCCGCCGACGAGACCCAGGGCTCCTTCGACGACGCCCTCGCTCTCGCCCGTGGCGCCGAGCAGGCCGCGTCCCCGATCGTCGTACGCGGCGAGACCGTCGACGGCCACAGCGACTTCCTGCCGCTCGGCTACAGCTACAGCACTCCGACCATGCTGGTGCTGTTCGTGTTCATCAACGCCCTGGGAGGCGGGGCGACCATCGTGCAGACCCGTCGCACGGGTGTGTACGCCCGCGCCCTGGCCGCCCCGGTCTCCGCCCGCACGCTGGTCGCCGGCGAGACCCTCGCCCATCTGCTGCTGGCGCTGGCGCAGTCCCTGTTGATCGTCACCGTCGGCGCGCTCGCCTTCGACGTCGCCTGGGGCGATCCGGTGGCCGCCGGAGCTCTGGTCACGGTGTGGGCGCTGGTCGGCACGGGCGCCGCTCTGTTGGTCGGTGCCCTGTTCCGGACCCCGGAGCAGGTGCACGCGATCGGCCCGGCCCTCGGCATCGGGATGGGCATGCTGGGCGGCTGCATGTGGCCCCTGGCCCTCGTGCCCGACTGGCTGCGCACCGTGGGCCACGCCGTGCCGCAGGCCTGGGCCGTCGACGCGTGGACCACCGTGCTCTCCCGGGCGGGCGACCTGTCGGCGATCCTGCCCGAACTCGCCGTCCTCGCGGCGTTCGCGACCGCCCTGCTGGTCCTGGCGGCGCTGGCCCTGCGGCACCGGCTGACGACGGGCGCGGGGACCTGACCGGCACAGGGCCCACGCAGGGCCGGCCTCGCGGGCCAGGCAGCCGGTCGGGCGAGGGGGCGGCACCCTCAAGTGATGTCGAGGACGTCCCTGACGGGGCGGCGGGGCGTGGCCGGGCCGTGCGGGCCGTAGCCGAGACGCAGCACCATCTGGACGTACCCCCGCCCGGAGACCGGGTCGCGGGCGAGTGTGCGCAGGTCGTCGTTCTCCAGCGGGTGGGAGGTCAGCGCGCCGGCCAGTCCGGCTGTCGTGGCCTCCAGCAGGACGTGTTCCAGCGCCTGCCCGGCGCGCAGCCAGTCGAGGAGCCCGTCACCGCGGGTGTACAGCAGGGCCAGGTGGGGGCTGCTCTCGAAGGCGGTGCTGCCACGGTCGGCCACCGGCCGTCGCCCCGCGAAGTCACGCAGCGGTGCCCGGCCGTCCCGGCGGCGCGGGCCGAACGCGTACTCGGGTACGCCGTCGGTGGCGATGTCGGCCTCGGGGCCGAGCCGGGTCCAGCGCTCCAGGTCCTCGCGGCCTCCGGGGTCCAGGATGTCGCGGCTCTCGGCGTCCCGGACCAGCTCCAGGACGGTGTCGAGGTGCCAGGCACCGGGGAACGTGAGCTCGGCGTCCTCCCGGGCGGCGGCCACCCGCAGCCGCGACCGCACGTCCTCGGGGACGTCCCGGTCGTCGAAGGGGTAGCGGCTGGTGTGTCGCCGGCGGATGGCGGGGTACAGCCGGGCCAGATCCTGCTCGTCCGCTGTCGGCCCCCTGTGGTCCGCCGGGTGCGCGGCGGCCAGCTGGACGGCGGCCAGCAGCCGGGGGTCGCCCGGGTCGGGCAGCAGCCGGACCAGCGGGGACAGGCCCGCGTGCACCGCGGCGACGCGGAGGTTGAACAGCGCCGCCCCGCAGCCGATGTGCAGTGCCCGATGGGTGGGGTCGGTGCGGCGCATGGCCCGGTCGAGGTCGGCGCGCAGCAGCAGGACGCGCTCGTCGGTCACGAAGTGGAAGCGCCAGGGCTGCGCGTTGTGCATGGACGGGGCGGCCGTGGCGTCGGCCACGAGATCGGTCACCGTCTTCGTGTCCAGCTCTCGCGTGGTCATCGCAACCTCCCGGCGAGACAGTCCGGTATCCGCTCCACGAAAAGTCTGCGGCGCGTGAAAAATTCGCGGCCCATGAAAAGTCTGCGGCGGTGGCGCCGGAACCGCGAGGGACCGTCCGGCCCTCACCTGGGCCGAAGGCCCCTCGCGCGCTCGCGCCACGACGCGGTGCAATGGGGGGAACGACAGGAGGCGCCTTTCTTCCGACACCGACTCCCCCGCTTCGTCGCGGTGGGCGCACGAGGAGGTGGCGTATGCCCTTCGACGACCGTACGGACGCCGGACGCCGACTGGCCCGACGTCTCGGGCAGCTGCGCGACGAGGACGTCGTGGTCCTGGGACTGCCTCGGGGCGGCGTACCGGTCGCGTACGAGGTGGCCGGAGCACTGGAGGCACCGCTGGACGTGCTGGTGGTGCGCAAGCTGGGGGTGCCGTGGCAGCCGGAGCTGGCCTTCGGCGCCATCGGCGAGCACGGGGTCCGTGTCCTCAACCAGGACGTGATCGACAGCTGCGGGCTGCGGGACGAGGAGCTGGCCGACGTCGAGCGCGCCGAACGGGCGGAGCTGGGGCGGCGTGTGGCCCGTTACCGGTCCGGGCGTGCCCGTGTGTCCCTGGCGGGTTGCACCGCGCTGGTCGTGGACGACGGGCTGGCCACCGGCGCCACGGCCGAGGCGGCCTGCCGGGTGGTGCGGGGCCAGGGCGCGACGCGGGTCGTCCTCGCCGTCCCGGTGGGATCGGTGGAGGCCGTCGCCCGGCTGAGCGCGGTGACCGATCACGTCGTCTGCCTGGAGACGGTGGCAGACCTGGGCTCGGTCGGCGCGTGGTACCGCGACTTCACGCAGACGCGCGACTCCGAGGTGATCGATCTCCTCACTCGTGCCACCCCGACCCAGACGCCGCCTCCCGCCCCCGGCGCTGTCCTGTTCGAACCGTCGCGTCCGGGCCGACGGACAGATGTCCCGGTGGGCCGGGCCGGGGCCGGGGTGAGGTCCACGGGCGTGTCCCGGCGCCCGTCCCCGGCCCGGCGGTCGGAGGGGCCCGTGGTCCGCGAGGTGCGGGTGCCCGCCGGACACGTACGGCTGCCCGCTCGGCTGGTGCTGCCCGACGCGGCCCCGGTGGTGGTCGTCTTCGCGCACGGCAGCGGCAGCGGCAGGCACAGTCCGCGCAATCGGTACGTCGCCGACGTCCTCGACCGGGCGGGCCTGGGCACCCTGCTGCTCGATCTGCTCACGGCGGAGGAGGAGGGCGACCGCCGCAATGTCTTCGACGTCGCACTGCTGGCCGACCGGCTGCACGCCGCCACCACCTGGCTGCATGCGGGAACCGGGCTGCCGGTGGCCTTTTTCGGTGCCAGCACCGGAGCCGCGGCCGCCCTGGAGGCCGCCGCCGCGCCGGGGGCCGACATCCGCGCGATCGTCTCCCGGGGCGGGCGCCCCGACCTGGCGACCCCCGCGGCTCTGGCGCGGGTGCGGGCCCCGACCCTCTTCGTCGTGGGGAGTCTGGACTCCATGGTGCTCAGCCTCAACCGTCTCGCCGCCGACCGGCTCCGCTGTGAACACCGGCTCGCCGTCGTGCCCGGCGCCACCCATCTGTTCGAGGAACCGGGGACCCTGGCCATGGCGGCCGAACTGGCCCGCGACTGGTTCACCACCCACCTCGCCAGGCCGGACACCGGGCACCGCCGCCCGGCCTGAGCACGGCTGGACACGCGCGCCGCCGAGCCGACCGCTGCCGTCGCCGCCCGGCGGGGCGGGACGACACCCGCCCGGCAGCCACGGCCCGTACCCGGGCCCGTCACCCCACCCGGGCAAGAGCCCCACGTACGGGCCCGGTTCACCCGTCGCGGTCGAGGCGTGGCGGCAGGGGCCCAGCGTCCCGGGACCAGGGCCGGTGGGCCCTGCGGCCGCGACGTCGAGGGGCCGAGACTGTAATCGGGCACGAACGTCACGGGTGACTTGCCGCCACCCGCCTCCACTGGAGGGCCTTCGTGCCGGGGACCGCTTTCGGGCGAGGCGGTGGCCGCGCGTGGATCGTCGGCCGGCGTGCCCGTGAGCAATGGCTCACCCCGGCGGGCACGTCCCCACAGGCCCTCACCCCCCAGGGGGTGGGGGCCTGCCCGCGCCTCCCGCGGCCGGTGGTCGCGAAGAGGGACGGACGGCACCGGTCGTGCCCGTTCGGCCCGTTCCGGGACCGTTGCCCGCGCGGTCCCCTGAAGGGGAGACGAGGTCCACCCGACGAGGAGGTCCGGTCATGACCGGCACCGCAGCACGGACGGCCACCGCTCCCGGCGCCCCGGAGGCGCAGGTGCACCATCTCGACGTCACCCACGTCCACCAGGACGCCTACGCGGTCGACATCCGCGGTCACCGGATCATGGTCGACCAGCCCACGGAGGCGGGCGGCACGGACACCGCGCCGACGCCGACCGAACTCTTCGCCGCCTCCCTGGCCACCTGCGTCGCCTTCTACGCCGGCCGGTACCTCAGGAGGCACGGCCTGAGCCACGCCGGGCTGCGGGTCCACGCGGAATTCGTCATGGCACCTGACCGGCCGGCCCGCGTCGGCGCCGTCCGCATCGTCATCGGTCTGCCGCCGGTGTTGTCCGAGCAGCGGCGGGCCGCCCTGCTGGCCGTCGCCTCCCACTGCACCGTCCACAACACGTTGCGTGAACCTCCGGAGATCCGCCTGGAGCTGGAGTCCTGAACGCGCGGCTCCGTGAAGGCCGGGGCCGACGGGCCCTGGACCGACCCTCGGGACCGGCGCACGCTGAGAAGTGGAAGACGAGGAGCGGGACGGAAGTGATCATGATGGAAGCCAAGCGGTGGACCGTCCAGATCTACATCAGCGAAGAGGGTGACGAGACGCACGCGCGTGCCGTCCTGGGCACGCGGGACACCGCGCACCTCACCGGCAGGGGGGTGGCCCGGCGCAACCCGATCGACCGCCCCATTCCGGAGATCGGCGACGAACTCGCCGCGAGCCGTGCCCTGGAGGACCTGGCCATCCGCCTCCACGATGTCGCGTCCGACGACATCGTTCAGCTCACCGGCCCTGTCCAGGCGTGAGAGCGAACCGTGGGCCCGGGGTGGGCGGCCGGGGCCCTCCGAGGCGGTCGCCCCGGAGCAGTCGCCACCCGACGGCAGGGTGAGGGAGTCGCTCCCGCCGGGCGGCCCGGCGGCAAGGGGCCGTTGGGCCGCCCGGACGGGTCCCCCGGCCCACGTCCCGCGGCGTCGGTGAGTGGCACGGTGGGACCAGAGACCGTCCAGGGAGGCCGTCATGCCGGACCCGACCGCCGGGAACCGTATCGTCGTCGGCGTCGACGGATCCGACGCGTCCGTGGCCGCGCTGCGGTGGGCCGTACGGCAGGCCCACGCCCAGCGCGCGGACGTCGTCGCCGTCCACGCCTGGGAGACCGCCGGCTCCGCGCTCGCCCCCTACGCTCCGGCGTCGGCCCACCCGGACGCCGCCGAGGAACGCCTTCGGGCCGCGCGGTTGCTCGCGGGAACAGTGCGCCGGGCCCTCGGCCCGCGCTTCGACGGCGCCGTGCGCGCCGTCGTGGTGGAGGGGTCGCCCGCGCGGGTCCTGCTGAAGCACGCCCGCGGCGCGCAACTGCTCGCCCTGGGGCGCGGCGACCACCACGAGTACGGACACCCCGCTGTCGGCGCGGTCGCCCGTGACTGTCTGCGGCACGCCACGGTCCCGGTCGTCACGGTGCCCGTCCCCGAACGGCACGCCTCACCCCCGGACCCCTCCGGGACGCCGCCCTTCGCCGGACGTGGGGCCGCGTAGGCGCACGGCGGCGGGGTGTTGGCGTCCGTGCGCCGGGCGCTCGGTCGGCGGCGGAGGTTGCCTCGGGCCCCCGCGCACGCGCGGCGGTCGTACGACGAGCGTGTCGAACCCGCACGGTCAGGACGAGGGTGAGACCCGCGGCCACGACCGGCAGAAGGGCCGTCGACCCCCTGGTGCTCTCGTACGTCCCTCGGCCATCGCCCGGACGGCCGCGGTGCCTTCCCGGCCCGCGAGCCGTGCCGGCACCGGCGCGGCGGTTCTTGGGACGTTCGGCCGGGGCCGGTCCCGGACGGTCCTTCGTTCGGACCGGTCGCCCCGTTCCCGTACGGGCGACGCCGGACGAAGCTCGTCGGGCGGGCCGGACCGCGGAGGGCGGCGGACCGCGGAACGCATGGGAGGCGGCGCTCATGAAACAGACCCGACGGACGAGGCGGCCCCCTCGGTCCTCACGCCGGCCGGAGCCCCCGGACCTGCGACCACCCTCCGGGCGGCCCCTTCCCTACGGAGCCCGGGCGGTCACGCGCGCGAGTGTGTACAGCGGACATGGGCGCAGCCGGAGGTGAATCGGTCGGCTGCGCCCATGGTGTGGTCCGGAGTCGCCCCGGTCAGGCAGCCCGCACCGGGATCGTCCGGGTGGCCGTCCTCGTCTCCGGCACCGGGACCGTGACGGTCAGTACGCCGTCCTTGTACTCCGCGGTCGCCTCGTCGCCCCTGGCTCCGGCCGGGAGCCGTACGGACCGGGTGAAGGTCCCGTAGCGGAACTCGGTGCGGTGCTTCTCCGCGATCT encodes the following:
- a CDS encoding Acg family FMN-binding oxidoreductase encodes the protein MWSETLDARTLETLISAAVAAPSIHNTQPWRFRLDPDTVTLEIRAVADRGLRHIDPTGRALHLSVGCAVLNLRVAVAHFGREPVTRLLPRPDEPDLLATVRFGGPVRTTPFPGLFEALWRRHSSRFPFSDVPVPTAVAAELAEAAHSEGALLRRPGPRATDRLLRLTRDAEHRNTTDADRAAESRRWVHEPTAGSLGMPPATVGPQDFRERVPLRDFGAHRHPSALASRPFETRPSINVLFTAHDRRADWLRAGQALERVLLVATARGLRASLLHQALEWPDLRERLVPPEEDHRAHAQMVIRLGYGPEGPASPRRSAGQALDESVLPLSR
- a CDS encoding ABC transporter permease, yielding MTALAVTGATLTRMLRDRTALFFMVLLPVAIIVLIGVTVSGFDRFRVGLVPAHRTGPVAGELMSELRAAPGLRTRGYDSPDDARTALRRSELDAVVVIPDGLDTDVRAGRPVTVRVLVEPSGSAGHGAVSSVSAVVAGHAARLQAARFAADETQGSFDDALALARGAEQAASPIVVRGETVDGHSDFLPLGYSYSTPTMLVLFVFINALGGGATIVQTRRTGVYARALAAPVSARTLVAGETLAHLLLALAQSLLIVTVGALAFDVAWGDPVAAGALVTVWALVGTGAALLVGALFRTPEQVHAIGPALGIGMGMLGGCMWPLALVPDWLRTVGHAVPQAWAVDAWTTVLSRAGDLSAILPELAVLAAFATALLVLAALALRHRLTTGAGT
- a CDS encoding ABC transporter permease, yielding MRVVIAIAAKDLRQRLRDRSAWVIVFLAPVLISALMALAFGNSGEFRAEIGVVDLDRGPAATGLIQVLRSPELEGTAQVRSYDTERAARGAVDAGDVHAAIVVPAGFSQSLHGDGAAPVRVLGSVDYGLQAQLARAVTESYVAQVNADRLSVATAVAAGAPEADVPELAARAALLRLPEEVGAQGLSGDPLKVISYFGPSMGMFFVLFCVGFGARGYFVERQQGTLDRIAAAPVGRGALLLGKSLSTFVYSLAGLTTVTLVSWLAFDARWADPVGVAALSVAMAVCVVCLTALVISLVRTEEQAQGFASILVFALVLLGGNFVFAANTTPTIRTLALFTPNGWALRGFTDLGTGVRGWDAVGAPLLGIAVFSLAVAAATTLILWLRRTP
- a CDS encoding universal stress protein, with translation MTTSAGRTDVAVAAATPAGHPGGAPWPAPVIVGLDGSPAGVTAAWWAAREATLRRLPVVLLHSWTTQPLDVRTVPQEARSKERYGREILHRTAAELLHRYGDLELGTDLVSAPAARELVERGTDASLLVLGTRGHGSVEGFLLGSVSLHALGLARCPAVAVRPGDPAVENGWAHPAAADRDEVVVGVREPGPAADPLLEFAFAEASSGGTPVRVLRVVPRATLWPARTHRTPRRTATRWPGRGNRPAWPPRWRPGGGSSPRSPSPRRSSPAALPRC
- a CDS encoding ABC transporter ATP-binding protein, translated to MNAVLECAHLVRRFGDRTAVDDVGLRIAPGETYGLLGPNGAGKTTTIRMVCGLLRPDAGTVRVAGRPMTTAAGPAKRLIGFVPQDVALYPDLSVRENLRFFGRLYGLRRGLLDRRVDRVLDLVELGDRAGDRVDSLSGGMRRRLNIGAGLVHAPTLLVLDEPTVGVDPQSRHAILESVHRFGEEGMAVLYTTHYMEEAERLCDRVGVIDRGRLVAEGTPRELVALVAERDRVRLTAVGDLAGYTNACRRLSRVEGAARRGDVLELVVKDARSLLPQLLDLAHDLAVDIRGVEIDEPDLEAVFLHLTGTALRE
- a CDS encoding cation-translocating P-type ATPase C-terminal domain-containing protein, yielding MDVPMSPAPAMALAVDPARDDVMRHPPRDPGERILDLRRLLAVGRAGAVMAVGTVTLLALARPRVGTGTALTVAFTTFVLFQLFNALAARADDGPLLGRHQFRNRALWLCLAGVLAVQVLAVFGTVPLTAAEWAGCALTASTVLLAELAVRGARSTLRRP
- a CDS encoding universal stress protein, which translates into the protein MSAPVVVGVDGSPSGLAAVETAAREAGARGVGLRLVHAFGWPGAHVPPGAPPWNPAGAGLREMVDGTMAEAERRARTVAPGVEISREVVAGEPIMVLEIESRTAALVVVGSRGLGAFAALLLGSTSAHLAAHADCPVMVVRGTPHPEGPVLLAVDGSPAAEGAVEFAFAEASMRGTDLVALHVWNTRTERVYDGAADPPFVTYDEDRLRDEEERVCAESLSGMRERHPEVTVHRRLVRGRVRASLIEASAEAQLLVVGARGRGGFVGLRLGSVSQAVLHHAHCPVAVVRSGKE
- a CDS encoding universal stress protein; this encodes MAPWRRKFPEVSVTEEVVTGRPSQVLTTAGHGRLLVVGRRHPGHLTWRLGPVAHAALHHVPAPVAVVPHD
- a CDS encoding Acg family FMN-binding oxidoreductase, producing the protein MTTRELDTKTVTDLVADATAAPSMHNAQPWRFHFVTDERVLLLRADLDRAMRRTDPTHRALHIGCGAALFNLRVAAVHAGLSPLVRLLPDPGDPRLLAAVQLAAAHPADHRGPTADEQDLARLYPAIRRRHTSRYPFDDRDVPEDVRSRLRVAAAREDAELTFPGAWHLDTVLELVRDAESRDILDPGGREDLERWTRLGPEADIATDGVPEYAFGPRRRDGRAPLRDFAGRRPVADRGSTAFESSPHLALLYTRGDGLLDWLRAGQALEHVLLEATTAGLAGALTSHPLENDDLRTLARDPVSGRGYVQMVLRLGYGPHGPATPRRPVRDVLDIT